A genomic segment from Halobacteriovorax sp. HLS encodes:
- a CDS encoding ATP-dependent helicase, whose protein sequence is MISLSGLNAAQRQAAEIIEGPVLILAGAGSGKTRTITYRIAHMVDNLHIDQKSILAVSFTNKAAKEMRERIIGLLGKKKSRGLTMATFHSLGVKILKKEITKLGYHKNFSIYDSSDQIAIVREALKNFKAGKQFDQKIIMGKIGKLKNMAISADDFANSEFFDDEDPYDHAIQFVYEYYEDKLKFYNAIDFDDILFLTVKLFEEFPEVAKEYSRQFRYIMVDEYQDTNTLQFSLIMALTTTHNNLCVVGDDDQAIYSFRGADITNILSFERNYPGAVVVKLEENYRSVSPILELANKVIKENINRRDKTLWSQRKSNTKPLLWLMADTDHEAEVIADEISKYQSNGGHLGDISILYRSNLQAQPFEDIFRMNQIPYTIIGGQKFYEKKEVKDIMAYLTVILNPRDQLQLRRILNIPNRGIGSRTLEKYLEKSESEGISLYQALFEFPALDPNREEHIRKFTAIINKYKEVFDTTPLPQAISTLIEDIDFYKFIEKQYDSAKQVERRKNDVHFFVESAERFVKYNGAHATLKNFVEKLLLQDNQDSKDDDEEDDDVRKNEVTMMTFHSSKGLEFHTVYMVGVEEESLPHKNTIKNGEDISEERRLCYVGITRAQQKLVMTYCKERKQYGKQAPRHISRFINELDKEGFCVLQDRTTFGHMTEEEADDYKRDFFSSLHDSLDDDSMF, encoded by the coding sequence ATGATTTCATTAAGTGGATTAAATGCTGCACAAAGACAAGCGGCCGAAATAATTGAAGGACCAGTTCTAATTCTGGCCGGCGCTGGTAGTGGTAAAACACGAACCATCACTTACAGAATCGCACATATGGTCGATAATCTACACATTGACCAAAAATCAATACTTGCAGTGAGTTTCACCAATAAGGCCGCCAAAGAAATGCGTGAGCGTATTATTGGTCTATTAGGTAAGAAAAAATCAAGAGGCCTAACCATGGCCACCTTTCATTCGCTAGGTGTTAAAATCCTTAAGAAGGAAATTACTAAACTCGGCTACCATAAGAATTTTAGTATTTATGACTCTTCAGATCAAATTGCTATAGTAAGAGAGGCCTTGAAGAATTTTAAGGCCGGAAAACAGTTTGACCAAAAAATTATTATGGGAAAGATTGGCAAACTTAAAAATATGGCCATATCTGCAGATGATTTCGCTAACTCAGAATTCTTTGATGATGAGGATCCGTACGATCATGCAATTCAATTTGTCTATGAATACTATGAAGACAAATTGAAGTTTTATAACGCGATTGATTTTGATGACATTCTCTTTTTAACTGTGAAGCTTTTTGAAGAGTTTCCTGAGGTTGCAAAAGAGTACTCAAGACAATTTAGATATATCATGGTTGATGAATACCAAGATACTAACACTCTTCAGTTTTCACTAATAATGGCCTTAACGACTACACATAATAATCTCTGTGTTGTTGGCGATGATGATCAAGCAATCTATTCTTTCAGGGGTGCTGACATTACCAATATTCTTAGCTTTGAAAGAAACTACCCTGGAGCTGTCGTTGTTAAACTCGAAGAAAATTACAGATCAGTCAGCCCAATTCTAGAGCTTGCAAATAAAGTCATTAAAGAAAATATAAACAGAAGAGATAAAACCCTTTGGTCTCAAAGAAAGAGTAATACTAAACCTCTGCTTTGGCTTATGGCCGATACCGATCATGAGGCAGAAGTTATTGCAGATGAAATATCTAAATACCAATCAAATGGTGGCCACTTAGGAGACATTTCTATTCTTTACAGATCTAACCTCCAAGCTCAACCTTTTGAAGATATTTTTAGAATGAATCAAATTCCCTATACAATAATTGGGGGACAGAAATTCTATGAAAAAAAAGAAGTAAAAGATATCATGGCCTACTTGACTGTAATTTTAAATCCAAGAGACCAGTTACAATTACGAAGAATACTAAATATCCCAAATAGAGGAATTGGATCAAGAACTCTCGAAAAATATCTTGAAAAATCTGAATCCGAGGGTATTTCACTCTATCAGGCCCTTTTTGAATTTCCAGCACTAGACCCAAATCGAGAAGAGCATATAAGGAAATTTACAGCAATCATAAATAAGTACAAAGAAGTATTCGATACAACTCCACTTCCTCAGGCAATTAGTACCCTCATAGAAGATATAGATTTTTATAAATTTATTGAGAAACAATATGATAGTGCGAAGCAAGTAGAAAGAAGAAAGAACGATGTGCACTTCTTTGTAGAGTCCGCAGAAAGGTTTGTAAAATATAATGGTGCCCATGCTACATTGAAAAATTTTGTAGAAAAGCTCCTCCTACAGGACAATCAAGATAGCAAAGACGATGATGAAGAAGATGATGATGTGAGAAAGAATGAAGTCACAATGATGACTTTTCACTCATCTAAAGGACTCGAGTTTCATACAGTTTATATGGTTGGAGTAGAAGAAGAATCACTCCCCCACAAGAATACGATAAAAAATGGCGAAGATATCTCAGAAGAAAGAAGACTCTGTTATGTAGGTATTACAAGAGCACAACAAAAGCTTGTTATGACTTACTGTAAAGAAAGAAAACAGTATGGTAAGCAAGCCCCTCGACACATCTCAAGATTTATCAATGAGCTAGATAAAGAAGGTTTCTGTGTCCTTCAAGATAGAACAACATTTGGTCATATGACAGAGGAAGAAGCTGATGACTACAAAAGAGATTTCTTCTCAAGCTTGCATGACAGCCTCGATGACGATTCGATGTTCTAA
- a CDS encoding CoA transferase subunit A, producing the protein MKGLNKVVTSYDEALKGLSNDQLLMVGGFGLCGIPEGLIDKVYQEGVTGLTCISNNAGVDGFGLGKLLEKRQIKTMIGSYVGENKLFEELYLSGQMEVILTPQGTLAEKIRATGAGIPGFYTATGYGTQVAEGKETKEFNGRMYVLEEAYPKADFALVKAWKADRFGNLIFRKTARNFNSMIATAGKITVVEVEEIVEAGELNPDEIQVPGIYVDRVIKGSFEKRIEQRTIKQ; encoded by the coding sequence GTGAAAGGTTTAAATAAAGTTGTAACAAGTTATGATGAGGCCCTAAAAGGGCTTTCCAATGATCAACTTTTGATGGTTGGAGGATTTGGATTATGTGGTATTCCGGAAGGTCTTATTGATAAAGTTTATCAAGAAGGAGTAACTGGTCTTACTTGTATTTCTAATAATGCTGGCGTCGATGGATTTGGTCTTGGTAAGTTACTTGAGAAAAGACAGATCAAAACAATGATTGGTTCTTACGTGGGTGAGAATAAACTCTTTGAAGAACTCTACCTTAGTGGTCAGATGGAAGTTATTTTAACTCCTCAGGGAACTTTAGCAGAGAAAATTAGAGCTACTGGAGCAGGAATTCCTGGTTTCTACACAGCTACTGGTTACGGAACTCAAGTTGCTGAAGGCAAAGAGACCAAAGAGTTTAATGGTAGAATGTATGTTCTTGAAGAAGCTTATCCAAAAGCTGACTTTGCATTAGTTAAAGCATGGAAGGCCGATAGATTTGGTAATCTTATTTTTAGAAAGACTGCTCGAAACTTCAATTCTATGATCGCAACTGCAGGGAAGATTACTGTGGTTGAAGTGGAAGAAATTGTAGAAGCAGGTGAGCTTAATCCTGATGAAATTCAAGTTCCTGGAATTTACGTTGATCGCGTAATAAAAGGAAGCTTTGAAAAGAGAATTGAGCAAAGAACTATAAAACAATAA
- a CDS encoding Bor/Iss family lipoprotein: MIKKCQLFLFVMLSFFSSCSQIRYSSSNSIPTYISTKDGHHSRTHKVGQKKFYLWGLVPREHTVYVDQELSDVGALSASRVEVEEFQTGLDIFYTYITLGLYKPVHYRVSAWGYRE, encoded by the coding sequence ATGATTAAAAAGTGTCAACTATTTCTCTTTGTGATGTTGAGTTTCTTCTCTTCATGTTCGCAAATCCGTTACTCTTCGAGTAATTCTATTCCTACTTATATTTCAACTAAAGATGGTCACCACTCTAGAACTCATAAAGTTGGTCAGAAGAAATTCTATCTATGGGGTTTAGTTCCGCGTGAGCACACAGTCTATGTAGATCAAGAATTATCAGATGTTGGCGCGTTATCCGCAAGTAGAGTAGAGGTTGAGGAATTTCAGACTGGTTTAGATATTTTTTATACTTATATTACACTTGGCCTTTATAAACCTGTTCATTATCGTGTTAGTGCTTGGGGGTATAGAGAGTGA
- a CDS encoding CoA transferase subunit B, producing MALNKDQIAQRIAQELKDGYYVNLGIGIPTLVANYVPKDIEIMLQSENGLLGMGEFPTEEEVDADLINAGKQTVTCAKGAAFFDSAESFAMIRGGHVDLTVLGAFEVDQSGNIASWMIPGKLVKGMGGAMDLVAGAENIIVAMTHANKHGVSKILKKCTLPLTGVQCIKKIVSDLAVLELRDGKFHLLERAPGVSVEEIQQKTEADLVVEGDIPEMTFQ from the coding sequence ATGGCACTTAATAAAGATCAAATTGCTCAAAGGATAGCTCAGGAATTAAAAGATGGTTACTACGTTAATTTAGGGATTGGTATTCCTACTTTAGTAGCAAACTACGTTCCTAAGGATATAGAAATAATGCTTCAATCTGAAAATGGTCTTCTTGGTATGGGAGAGTTTCCGACAGAAGAGGAAGTTGATGCTGACCTAATAAATGCTGGTAAGCAAACAGTTACTTGCGCTAAAGGCGCTGCCTTCTTCGATTCCGCAGAGAGTTTTGCCATGATTCGTGGAGGACATGTTGACCTAACTGTTCTTGGTGCTTTCGAAGTGGATCAAAGTGGAAATATTGCTTCTTGGATGATCCCTGGAAAGCTTGTTAAAGGAATGGGCGGAGCTATGGATTTAGTTGCTGGGGCCGAAAATATTATCGTAGCGATGACCCATGCAAATAAACATGGAGTTTCTAAAATTCTTAAAAAGTGTACACTTCCTTTAACTGGTGTTCAGTGCATAAAGAAAATTGTTTCTGATCTTGCTGTTTTGGAGTTAAGAGACGGGAAGTTTCATTTACTAGAAAGAGCTCCTGGAGTAAGTGTAGAAGAAATTCAGCAAAAAACTGAAGCTGATTTAGTTGTTGAAGGTGATATACCTGAGATGACTTTTCAATAG
- a CDS encoding outer membrane beta-barrel protein, protein MRLFKSAGLFLVLLLSTQSHAGFLVEPLIGYGFGSGEYARSGITTRESSENGVQFGARLGYQMLGLMGGLEFRKSSGSYSFDGPTSLNLANQTDADYSGTEFGAFVGYNLPILLRAYIGYTFSTKWELDGNSWRGGNGDELSGNTTTLGVGFTGLPFVSLNLEYRMTSFDKWTDVSDNNNKITVDETNNQIVLGASIPFDL, encoded by the coding sequence ATGAGACTTTTTAAATCTGCAGGACTATTCTTAGTTCTTTTACTTTCAACACAATCTCACGCAGGGTTTTTAGTTGAGCCTTTAATTGGCTATGGCTTTGGTTCAGGTGAGTATGCTAGATCAGGTATTACGACAAGAGAATCTTCAGAAAATGGTGTTCAATTCGGAGCAAGATTAGGTTATCAAATGCTTGGACTAATGGGTGGCCTTGAATTTAGAAAATCAAGTGGTAGTTATTCTTTTGATGGACCTACTTCATTAAACTTGGCCAATCAAACAGATGCTGATTATAGCGGAACAGAGTTTGGTGCTTTTGTTGGTTATAATCTTCCAATTCTTTTAAGGGCCTATATCGGATATACATTTAGTACTAAGTGGGAATTAGACGGTAACTCTTGGAGAGGTGGAAATGGAGACGAGCTTTCAGGAAATACTACAACTCTAGGCGTAGGTTTTACTGGACTGCCTTTTGTAAGTTTAAATCTTGAATATAGAATGACTTCTTTTGATAAGTGGACTGATGTTTCAGATAATAACAATAAGATAACTGTTGATGAAACAAATAATCAAATTGTTCTTGGAGCTTCGATTCCTTTTGATTTATAA
- a CDS encoding enoyl-CoA hydratase-related protein has product MYSKKYDHLLVSKEEHTLVLTLNNPDQANAISMEMISSLVEVLEYADEDDNIRCILLTGAGKCFCAGGDIKAMETKSGMFAGQPDELRRRYRRGIQKIPRAIEALKTPIVAFVNGAAIGAGCDLAMMCDIRVASEKAKFAETFSKLSLVPGDGGTFFLQRVVGYTNAMEMFLTGDLYQGADILNMRLANFVRPHESSYKFSIDLCHKISSNSPIALSMTKIALKSGRTSSLNDQLELLSTFQGITQRTDDHFEAIAAFKEKRDPKFKGK; this is encoded by the coding sequence TCCTGACCAGGCCAATGCTATTTCAATGGAGATGATTTCATCCTTGGTTGAAGTTCTTGAGTACGCTGATGAAGATGATAATATTCGCTGCATCTTACTCACTGGAGCAGGAAAGTGTTTCTGTGCTGGTGGAGATATTAAGGCGATGGAAACTAAGAGTGGTATGTTTGCTGGGCAACCAGATGAACTACGAAGAAGATATAGAAGAGGTATTCAGAAGATTCCTCGTGCTATTGAGGCCTTAAAAACTCCAATTGTCGCTTTCGTTAATGGAGCAGCTATTGGTGCTGGTTGTGACCTTGCAATGATGTGCGATATTAGGGTTGCAAGTGAGAAGGCCAAATTTGCTGAAACCTTTTCTAAGTTATCTCTTGTGCCTGGTGATGGCGGAACTTTCTTTTTGCAAAGAGTTGTTGGTTACACCAATGCCATGGAGATGTTTCTAACCGGTGATCTCTATCAAGGCGCGGATATTCTAAATATGAGGCTCGCTAATTTTGTTCGGCCACATGAATCATCATATAAATTTTCTATTGATTTATGTCATAAAATTTCCAGTAATTCGCCAATTGCACTTTCAATGACTAAGATCGCTTTAAAGTCTGGTAGAACCTCTTCTTTAAATGATCAATTAGAATTACTTAGTACTTTTCAAGGAATAACTCAAAGGACAGACGATCATTTTGAGGCAATAGCAGCTTTCAAAGAAAAAAGAGATCCTAAGTTTAAAGGGAAGTAG